AGGACTTTTTCCATTCAGCAAAATTGAAACTCTGTACCGATTCAACAAAATTCCCTCCTTTCTCCATTCCCAGTTTCTGGCAGTCACTCTTCTACTTTCTGTCACTATGACTCTGACAGCTCCAGGTTCTTCATTTCAGTGGAATGAGACAGTATATGTCCTTTCTGGACaggcttattttacttagaagAATGTCCGCTAGGATCCACGTTGTAGCATGTGTTAGAATCCCCTTCCTTTTTAACGCTAATAACACTCTATTATGGGCACGTACCACATGGGCTTAGCCATGCTTTGATCAATGGGCACTTTGTTTTCTTCCATGTTTTATTGTGagaaatgctgctatgaacatggatgCACAAATGCCTCTTCCAGAGTGTGGTTTCAATTTTTCTGAGTACACCCTCCaaggtagaattgctggatcatgtggatCTAAGATTTTTACCTGCTTGTGATGGAGAAAATTTTGACATATTGAAATACGAGGAAGTCAATTTGACTTATGCATGGTTCAGCTGGAACTTTGTGTGAATTAAAACAGCCTGTCAGACCCTCACAGCTCATCTTCTTTAACCACTGAGGTAAAGAACATCTGTTTTGAAGATAAGAATGAATAACTCCCTTCTCATGGCGTCCACGTTAACACTCCCTGGAAGATAAGGTTCCCTTCCCAGCCATCAGCATACAGTTCGTTGCCTCACTGTCTATGTACTCAGTCTGTCTCTTTGGAAATCTTGATGGAATACACCCTGTCAGGTTGATGTGTGTTCTTTGTTTGGATGAAGTATAAGATGATGCTGGAAACTGTGCTTCAGTGGAACAATTccccagagctatctgagagtCTGTCTCCCAgactatagtcctcattttggctcaaataaaactcttGCTTATTCCCGTTATATTGATTATTTTCACAAACACTTGAATTCATATGATCATCAGGGACTCTGGGAAAATAGGGCTATAAATCTGGGGAACCCACTTAAACCCTGATCTCACCTAGTCTCTTTTATACTACTTGACTCCCCACAGTCTTCACATGATCTGAGACACTCCAGTGTGGGGGGACCCCAACCCCAGCTGGACCCCAACAAGGGGAAGGGGAGCTTACCATCTCCGATGTGAATTCAAGCAACAAAAGCATTTAACAAGCGTCATGCCTGCATCCAGCCTTGCACAAAGAGGATAAAAGGGATATGACTTGGTCCCCTTCTTCAAGGAGCTCCGTTTGCTGGGAGAGCTGAGGACATAGGCAGAGAAATGACACTTGATCTAGGAGGTCAGGAGCTCTGCTCCTCATGAAAGAAAACCTGGAACAGGAAGTGGAGGGTGAAGCAGGGATGGGGGTACTGCTGAAGGGCTGACTAGATTCTGACCTGCATCAAGTGACCCACATGCTGAAACACTGGGCATACACCTTCATAATGGAGCTTAGATGAAGTGGTGGACTGTTAGATTAAcatataaaaaattgaaatagttgatgtaaaatacttaaaaaaattttttaaagccaacCACACAAGATGTAATGGAGTGGCCTACGCTGTGGTGGAGACTTTAGGTcttttttaacggctgagtagtTGTTTCCTATGTGCAggttagtatttttatttcttcctctggttGCTGATTACATTGTGATAATTTCCTGGTGAAAATGTATCTTGCTGCACACTTATGAAGCATGCATTTTTCTGTatacatatgatattttaaaaaacttacataAAAATTGTAAGACTTTAGGAATTCCCTagaggtctagtggttaggacttggtgatATCAGTCCTGTGGCCCTGGGGTTCattctctggtcggggaactaagcgCCCACAAGCTATGCTCTGCAGCCAAAAAATGTGCAGTATTTAAAGTTGCTTTGTCTGTTGGCAAAAAATTCATGGCTGTAAATGCATCCCACACTCATACTCCGTAGAGGCTCAGAGTGTCCTTGAACCAGCAGATCCTTCAGTGCATGGAGGGATTCCATACAGCATCTACTTCCTGCGGTTAAGATGACCCAGCACCAAGGATGTTTTTGTCAAGAGTCTGGGAGGTGGAGGCTGGTGGCTGTTGCTCATTGTTCTCCTCCAGGCTGTGTCGGATCCCATATCCAAAGTATATGACAGATCCTAGTAGGGAAATGAGATGATAGGAAGGGAATTTAGGTGCTCTCCCCCCTTATAAGTGCCCAATAGGCCTCCTGTCATAGCATCTGACAGTTTAGGGAGAGGTGGTAGGAAAAGGATTAGGTTCAGTCACTCAAGGGGTCCTATTTTCCAAGGAAGCCTCTTACCAATTGCTGCCCAGATGCCAAATAAGGCCCAGGTCCCAGAGGTCATCTGCATCATCAGGTAAATGTTCACGAAGATGCTGACCAGTGGGAGGACAGGCAGAGCAGGGACCTGTGGGGCAGAGTCAGTTCATCCCTGAACACACCCCAGACATCTGAAAGGGAGACACTACTCCATGTGGATGGGAGATTCCATTATTACTGGGGATGTGTTCAGTGCCTCTTAGATTGGATTTGTAAAGCACTGAGTGTGGATCAGGGAAGAGTCCAGTGGTTTCAGTAACTCCCCTTCTTCCCTGGTCCAGCGAAGGATGTTTAGACCTCAAAGCATGCAGACTTCATAAACTAAAGGTGGACATTTTGGGCACATAAGATCAcctaccttaaaataaagataagtGGGGTCCTGGGGCTGCCTCCAGATGATGACCGTGACCCCAgtgatgagcagcagcagcagcacagccactGTTGTGAGCCCGGGGTCTCCAGAGAACACCTGGCTGGACCACTGGGCCAGGAGCAGGCTCAGGATGGTCAGCAGGAGAACTGCAAGGGTCAAGGAGGAGGAGAACAGGCTGGACTCAGAAGACAAAGATGTCAGGACCTGGGGTCACACCCCTCCCCCGGCTGCCCACAGCAGGAAGGGCCATGATAAGTGTCCTCATCAATGAAAAAGATACATTTCCACCCTACCCTGCCAATATGAGAATGCCATCATAAAGAAATCCCACTGCTCACCAATCAGGGAGGCACATCCATAGACAATCTGCCCAGATTTCCGGGTGGGGATGGTGCTGGGAGGGAACCACAGACTCTTTAGAATGTTTGAGGTTCCTGCTTCAGGTCCAGAGTCCAAAGGACTTCCTTCAATTTCAGACTTCATCTcaattttgtcttctgttttctccttcttgcTTAAGATCTGATATGGCTGGTATCTGAATTAGAGGTATTACAGCAATAATAACAGCAGCTCCTACTCATCCAACATTGGACAATCTAATCTATCTATTCCCAGCTAAGTGGACCAGGACATTTAAAAAGCAGCAGGAAGGCAGAAGATAATTACCTCCCCATCAATCTCCAAGAGCCCAAAGCCCCCAGTCAAGGTGTAGTGGGGTCTCACCTGAGGACAAGCATAGAAAAAATCACCAGGGAATAAGCAAGCAGGGTCCCAACAGATACAAGATCCACAAGATCCATGAACTCGAAGAGTAATGCCATGACCCCTGGAGTGACGGCATAGACaaagtggggaagggagagagtgagTAACTGCTGCAAGTTTGGGAAGTTGATTCAGAGAAGGAGTAGATTCTTTTTATTCACCTGCAATGTTTCCAGAAGCCATGATGGCCATGACGGGGGTGCCTGTGCAATCATAGATCCAGGCAAGTCCCTGGAAAAGGAGCCCATCCTTTGCCATTGCGTAGATCAACCGAGGCATGGTGAACATGGTACccaggaggctgggagaggaAATGGGGACATGTGAGAGGACATGGAGAAGCAGGAGAGGCCAGGGCATCCTCTCCCTGGTCTACATGGGGTAAGATGTCTTTCTCTCTTGTCTCTCAATCCCAAGGGCTGGGATACCTGAGCATCTGACAGTAGATGGGTAGAAAACCACAACACTGACCTGGATGTAAGAGCACAGAGGGTGCCAACAGCCACCACATATCTGGCAGGGCCCCACCCTACATGGAGAAAAGCCTGCGGCAAAGGACTCTTGGGCTGAATCTGGTAGTAGGGTACCATGAGGGTGAGTGCCGCTGAGACTCCAAAATATGCCAAAAAGCAGATGAAGAGAGAAATCATGATGCTGAAGGGGATGGAATGCTGAGGATTTAGGGCTTCTTCCCCTGCAGGAAGGGCGGAAATGCTGAGTCAGGAAAACATACTGGGATGAAAGCACAAAATCAAATTCCCTCTTGAATCTTCAAGAACAGGCTAACCTACTACCAACCCCTACACCCAAGAGAAGCCCAAACTGTGCCCAACCCTCTGATGGGACACACCGTGACCACGTTACCTCTCATGGCAATGGAATCAAAACCAAGAAATGCGTAGAAACATGTTGCTGCCCCATGGAGAATTCCTTCAAAGCCAAAGGGCATGAACCCTCCAGAACCCAGAGGGTCCAAGCTGTGATGAGAGAAGGAATGAGGAAGGACATGGGTGAGATGTGTTGAGCCATCTCTACTGGACTCCTCCCTTAATACCACGAATCCTGGACCCTCATCACTTGGATCCATCAGCCCAGgtctctttgttgctgttgttttgtcactaagtcatgtcctactcttttgcaccctcctggactgtagccctctaagctcctctgtccataggataccccaggcaagaataccagagtgggttgccatttccttctctaggggatcttcccaacccagggattgaactcaggtctctggcattggcaggcagattctttaccactgagccgccagggaagccctggtcttTTAGTCTTCATATTTCTGGCTCTGCACCACCTCCCCCAAGCATTGCTATGGCCAAGAGCACCGTTCCAAACTATAAATGTCAGTGGATCCAGATGCGTTCAGTTTGTAGTCCTGTTCTGTGAGCTCCCAATTGTGCAGGTCTCCTTTAATGAAGCCAGAGAGGATGATAAAGCTGAGAACCAAAATGTTGATGACTGTGAACACTTTGTTAACCAGGGTCGACTCACGAGCTCCCAGGACCAGTACTCCTGTGGGAAAGATGGAATACGAGACATCCAAAACAGCTAAATCCATAGTCACCGAAAGCAGACtagtggttgtcaggggttaTGGagttagtggtggtggtgggcgaATGGACAGTGACTGCTCAGTGGGTACGGTGTTTCCTTTCCGGGTGACAAACATATTTGGAACCAGGTGAAGGTGACTGTTACCTAACATTGTGAGTGTACTAAGTCCCACTGACCTGTACATTTTAAGGTCATTAATTTCTTACTGTGACAATCATCTCACAACATATACCTCTACCAAATTGTCATGTTAAATCCAAATCTACCAAACATCAGCTTAAATTTGTACAGTGTTGCATTTATAGCTaaataaagctggggaaaatAGTTTGTTTAATTTATGCTATGTTATTGTcttctcaattaaaaatacatctttgtaaggtctcaatcagttcagttcagtcactcagtcgtgtccaactctttgagaccccatgaaccacagcatgccaggcctccctgtccatcaccaactcccagagtttacccaaactcatgtccattgagtcagtgatgctatccaaccatctcatcctctgtcgtccccttctcctcccaccttcaatctttcccagcatcagggtcttttcaaatgagtcagctcttcacatcaggtggccaaagtattggagtttcagcttcaacatcagtcctccagtgaacacccaggacttatctcctttaggatggactggttagatctccttgcagtccaagggactctcaagtgtcttctccaacaccacagttcaaaagcatcaattcttcagcacttagccttctttatagttccaCTCTCAATAAGATCTCAATAAATGATTTTCAGCTGGGGTTGACTTTGTATGCCAAGTgacatttgacaatgtctggGGACATCATGATTTTCACAGTTTAGGAGGTGTGTGTCACTGGTATCTAGTGAGTAAAGTTCAGAGTTGCTACTCAACATCCAATGAATGATGAGTTTTTCTAAAAAACCCAAATTGCACACCCCCACACCTATGAATGATCAAGCCCCAACTGTCAGAGGTACCAACAATGGGAATGTCTTGCCTTCTTGTCTTTCATATCACAGACCCTATTTTCCAGTCCTCATTCTCCATCATTTTGCCACCCCAAGCCTTTCTCACCTCAGCTTCTGCTCTGCACCCGACTTTTCCCATCCCATCATCCCCTCTCACCTGTGAGCAGCAACACCAGGCCCAGGGCGACAAAGTCTGCATAGGTGGGCAGGAAGTAAGGCACATGCAGAGAGAGAGTTCCCTGTAACCCCTGAGAGATGTGGTTCCCAGTCAGGCTGTCCAAGGCGGAGCTCCAGCCCTGGGCTATACAGGCGGTGCCTGCAGTGGCAGAAGAAGGAACATTCACTGACAAACATAAGCCAATTCCTAGTATGGGCCATGGGCTATATTTTGTTTTGGAGGAACTCAAGCAAAATACGTGACCTCAAAGAGTTTCTTTTCATGAGTTGGCATGGGAAGACCCAGATGATTCACAAAATAAATCAACTATTTAATATGCTAGGAGGAGATTAATGTTATGTAAGAAAACATAATAGGAAGTTGGAACCAGGAGGGCTGGAAGGTGTGGATTGAAATATTAAATCAGATGTAAAGGAAAATTCCATGAAAGAAACAGTTGAGCAGAGACTTCAGTATGGTGAGGGGATGAGCCCGTGGGTCATGCCTCCCTCTTGGCCACTGCCTAGAGTCCCCTTTCCTTGTGGGCTCTTGGTCCATCAGTTAAGGAAAGCAGGGGAGAGCTGAGAACAATGAAGTTGTGGAGTTTTCCTGCCACAATTATCCACTTCCCCCTAAAGGTGGATAATCAAATTCTCATGAAAGAGTGAAGACCTAAACCCCACCTCCTAGAACCTGATCTTAAGCCCCACACTGTCCTCCAATCCATCCACTCACCGATGACCAAGGACAGGATGAGGTTCCAGCCAGTGATGAAGGCGCAGAGTTGTCCCATGGTAATGTAGCTGTAGAGATATGCAGAACTGGAGCCTGGTACCCGGGCCCCAAACTCTGCATAGCAGAGCCCAGACAACACACAGGACAGGCCAGCCATCAGGAAGCAGATGACAGTCGCTGGTCCAGCTCTCACTTTGGCCACTGCACCAACCAGGATGTACACGCCAGCTCCCAGGGTTCTGCCCACACCCAAGGCCACCAGGTCGAGGGTGTTCAGATGAGCTTCGGGACTCTCAGACTCTGCTCCGACCTCCAGCGGCCGCCTGTGGACCAGCTTCTGACTAAATTGGCGAACATACTGATGCAGCATCCTAGACATAGCTGACAGGTTACAATCTGCTGAGAAAATAagatgccgggagccggtgaggcattccactcgtgacaaaggtcatgaggaaggaggctcggcatacgcaaaggcgggatcgagcctcaggagtccgcccggatattctcgagcattttcccccaaaaaaccagagtctgcctactttattgctttgtgctctcacctctgactttactgggggctgtcccctaccaccatctcgctctctctgtcaaagagttaacttacagctccaattaataaagttcctgggcaattaggagtgtttaaatccaaacccctcagatggctctctaactcgcctgacaagtttacccggactcctgcagctatgcatacgattgtttacagtctcctagcctccagaggcacgggaagcttaagatattcaaatagcttagagcctctcagagagttaaaaactgtcagaataaactagtaaaggatttcattgatgagtcaatgcttgttgccaagttttcacatcccctgaattgtatccttgaatatgtattaattaatagttggtatatagaaaaaataagtagcggccttggtgttagtaactttagacccttaaggtaataaattctttcctttgttgtaaacccattacacatccgccctataggaatgcaattttatcttggaagatggtgccaaaccttaaaataattactcttagagaaaataagtctttgttgataagttcttgtcaaaagtcataaaatgtcagtaggccttctggccagaagatgatgtaaatcacctaaaccatttgtatacgataaatttgcaggaaagaaaccctggtttttgataagaatcaaagactgctgactttgcatcccctattatcctctatgtgtaacttagggtataaaagcccctgttaaaaataaagctacgggccttgctcaccaatgcttggtctccccatgtcattctttcctttaacttccggctgaagtctccatctggagcgtggatatcctctgcgaccacttatttgcctgggcttctaagacccactcgagaaggtgtctaaggtggggcaccttccgctattcgagagggcgcctgcggactccgtggtcagagctaacctggtgtcacgggttatattgattttccacgtaaaccaagctactcagcctcttttctccactgaattttcctactgagctatcctcattctattactcttcatatctctaattaccatttgaataggtcgccgacaccgtctccccttcgaataccctggatcagccggggctggtcctcagCAATAAGACACAAAGCCATCAAGAAGATCCATCCGCCACTGGGCCTGGGAGTCCAATTCCACAGAGCAATGGAGTGATTAGGAGAAGTCGGTCAAAAGACACATTGAGCAAGTCTTCCGTGTCTGAGCTTTGGATTGTTAAACTCAGGGAAGACTTTTAATATGTTTCAAAGTTACTGGAAGTGTAAGAGGATTTAGGAGAAGAAAACATGTTGCATCAAAATGTGCCACAGTACTGAACTGgatgcttaaaatattttaagatggcaaattttatgctCTGTGGTATTTACTTCTGTTTTCCTAAATTGCTGCCATGGTAAATAATAAAGCCAACCTCACAGAGTTGCTTCACAGAGGGTTGTAGCAAACCTCATGGTAACTTAGTATAAATCACCATACAGTCATCTCTACAGTCACCAAAACCTGAGGATTGTCAAGTCATTTATGTCGTCCCTGTATCCACAGAGGAGGAACTCACAGATATGGAGGGTCAACAGTATACAGGAGACTAACATCAGTATTCACATCACAAACCATGTATAAGGGGAAACTTCACTATTGTTTGAGCACCAGTCAAAAAGAGTCACAGCCTGCAGATTTGATCTAACCTCCCAAATCCTACCTCTTCTCACACAAACACAGACAGGTCCCAGCTCTTGTTTTCATCGAGAAAATGGGGCTCTCCACCCTCAGGCTGGAACCGGGCTGACCCCTGCACTCTGGGGTTGCAGAGGTCTCTTTGGGAGAATGTGAACTCAGCGCCCAGTCTCCTACAGAAGAGGGTGATCTGAGACTTACTGGATCCTTGAAGCAGAGCCTGGAGCACTGGGTCAGTCAGCGATCCTGAGGTTAAGCCATGCAGGGCTGGAGCTGAGACATCTCCAAGAACCGAAGCAGGGAGTCCTGAGCACAGAAGACAGTCCTTACCCCTGGGTTGTTGGGGTGGAGAtggggctgggtgggtggggagcatCTGCTGTGTGGCTATCAGCCCTGACTCTTCTGTGGTTATCCTCAGGGGGTGGTTccaagatgatgatgatgatgatgatgatgatgatgatgtgtgtgtgtgtgtgtgtgtgtgtgtgtgtgtgtgttaaaagacacataatataaaattgacTAGTTTAATCATTTTAAGTGTGTGGATCAATcacgtagggcttccctgatggctcagctggtaaagaatatgccttcaatgcaggagacctgggttcaatccctgggttgggaagattccctggagaagggaatagctacccactccagtattctggcctggagaattccatggactatacagtccatgggatagcagagagtcagacatgactgagagactttcacttttcagtcaaGTTAAATACATTCACTTTTTGTGCAAACAAACCAGGACTTTTTCTTCtggcaaaactgaaattctaccCATTCAGCAACAAcccccctttctcctttcccagttCCTGGTAattaccattctactttctgtctttatgattcTGAGCACTCTAGGGACTTCATTTCAGTAGAATCAATCAATATTTGTCCTTTCCTGGAAGGTTTATTTTACTTGGTAGAATGTTTACTAGGTTCatgcatgttgtagcatgtattagaatcctcttcttttttttaatgctgaagaaTACTCTACTGTGGGCACATACCACAttggcttttccatttttttttttttttgatcaatgagcacttgggttgctttcatgctttatttattgtgaaaaatgctgctatgaacaggaGTGTAAAAATATCTCTTCCAGAGTGTGTCTTCAATTCTCTTGGATATAGcctcaggagtagaattgctggatcatatagttcTAGGATTTTTATCTGCTTGTGATAGAGAAAATGTTCACATATTGAGGTATGGGGAATTCAATTTGTCTTATACATGGTTCAGTCTGAACTGTGTGTGAACTAAGACAGCCTGTCAGTCCCTCACagcacatcttctttaaccaCTGAAGTAGAGAGCATCTGTTTTGAAGACAAGGATAATACTTCCCTTCTTATGTCATTCATGTTAACGCCTCCTGAAAGCTAAGATTCCCTGCCCAGACACCAGGGTCCTATAGTCTCCCTATGTACTAAGTCTGTCTCTTGAAACCTTGAAGGAATGTGCCCTGTTATATTGATGTATGTTCTTTGTTTGGATGAGGATAAGAATGTGCTGAAATCCATGCTTTAATGGAGCAGTTAGTCAGAGCTATTTCCGAGTTTGTCCCCCAGACTCTAATACTTATTTTGGTTCAAGTAAAACATTCCTATTCTCATTAGAGATTGTTTATTTTCATGCATACTTGAATTCTTTTGATCATCATAGACATTAGGAATAAAGGACTATAAATCTGGGGATATGCCACTCAAACCATGCTCCCTCCCAGTCCTCTTACACCACTCAGCTTCCCATTATCTGCACATGACCTGAGAACactccagtgtgtgtgtggggtcttccctggtggctcagtggtaaagaatctgcctgcaatgcaggagaagcaagagactcgggtttgtttcctgggttggcaagatcccctggaggagggtgtctTGCTGATTCTATTCATGACATCAGTTGTCTCACTGTTCACACTGTTCACtaaacccagggtaggcaaggcatgAGCTAAGAAGCTGGAAGGAGATGCGAGGAGTCATAGaaactgcagacacatttattctttcctggctggcatggcagccataacacagcctctctcctggctgatgcagcagctATAACCATAATGTGGTAAAATGGAGCCATAACATAACCTCATATAACATGACCATGATGTTGCTGCAATGTGGTCCTCATGAAGAAGCAACCAGGGCTTTCATGGTGAAGCTCTTACAGGTGCCTATGACCAGCTGAGTATGTCATGATGCATATAAGTACtttaagtgatctcagctgttcagttcagtcactcagttgtgtccaactctttgcgaccccatgaaccgcagcacaccaggcctccctgtccatcaccaactcccagagtttactcaagctcatgtccattgagtcagtgatgctgtccaaccatctcatcctctgttgtaaccatctactcctgccttcaatttttcccagcatcagagtcttttccaatgagtcagttcttcgcatcaggtggccaaagtattggagcttcagcttcagcagcagttcttctaatgaatattcaggactgatatcctttaggatgagctggttggatctccttgcagtccaagggactctcaagagtcttctctaacaccacagttcaaaagcaccaattcttcgctGCTGAGCTTTCTCtgtggcccagctctcacatctatacatgactactggaaaaaccgtagctttgactagacagacctttgttggcaaagtaatgtctttgctttttaatatgctgtctaggttggtcatagcttctcttccaaggagcaagcgtcttttaatt
The nucleotide sequence above comes from Bos indicus x Bos taurus breed Angus x Brahman F1 hybrid chromosome 18, Bos_hybrid_MaternalHap_v2.0, whole genome shotgun sequence. Encoded proteins:
- the LOC113876025 gene encoding cationic amino acid transporter 3-like, whose translation is MSRMLHQYVRQFSQKLVHRRPLEVGAESESPEAHLNTLDLVALGVGRTLGAGVYILVGAVAKVRAGPATVICFLMAGLSCVLSGLCYAEFGARVPGSSSAYLYSYITMGQLCAFITGWNLILSLVIGTACIAQGWSSALDSLTGNHISQGLQGTLSLHVPYFLPTYADFVALGLVLLLTGVLVLGARESTLVNKVFTVINILVLSFIILSGFIKGDLHNWELTEQDYKLNASGSTDIYSLERLDPLGSGGFMPFGFEGILHGAATCFYAFLGFDSIAMRGEEALNPQHSIPFSIMISLFICFLAYFGVSAALTLMVPYYQIQPKSPLPQAFLHVGWGPARYVVAVGTLCALTSSLLGTMFTMPRLIYAMAKDGLLFQGLAWIYDCTGTPVMAIMASGNIAGVMALLFEFMDLVDLVSVGTLLAYSLVIFSMLVLRYQPYQILSKKEKTEDKIEMKSEIEGSPLDSGPEAGTSNILKSLWFPPSTIPTRKSGQIVYGCASLIVLLLTILSLLLAQWSSQVFSGDPGLTTVAVLLLLLITGVTVIIWRQPQDPTYLYFKVPALPVLPLVSIFVNIYLMMQMTSGTWALFGIWAAIGSVIYFGYGIRHSLEENNEQQPPASTSQTLDKNILGAGSS